The stretch of DNA TTGAATTTGGAGGATTGCGAGGACTGATCGATTGAATTCTTCTTGTGCAGACCTGCCCTCTCCTGCTCCGGGTTTTCACCAAGGTAAAGCATAGTGACGCCTTTTCTTTTTGACTCTTTCGTGTTCCTTTTAGCGCGCCTAGGGTCGAGAGCGGCTTATGATTTCCTCAATTCGCCTGGTTTGTGCGATATCTGATTGGATCTTCTGGTGCATGGGTGGTCGGTAGCAAAGTAACCTGAAACGTATGGTGCTGTCTGAATGAGGGTACTAAAACACGGTCCATTACAACTGTGCTCACGTTGTTGCGTTTTTAAGGATGTATAAGTTCTGTTCCTGGATGGTGCCGTGTAGATCGGTTCGACCGTATGACACCTGTAGTTGAGCAGCACTTGAAGTTGACTAGGTGTTTAACTGTAGTTTTGGCAAATAACTAGCATGGCTCAGTAATACAGCGGAGGGTCCCAAAAATTATTTATCAGAATGTTGGTTTGTTTGATAGTTGAGCAGCACTTGAAGTTGACTAGGTGTTTAACTGTAGTTTTGGCAAATAACTAGCATGGCTCAGTAATACAGCGGAGGGTCCCAAAAATTATTTATCAGAATGTTGGTTTGTTTGATAGGCCTTGCATACAGTTTTAATTCAACATGAAACCTGGCTAATCAGGGGCCAAAAGGCGTGTAAACATAGCTAGACCCATTTATCCGTAATAAACTCTAAGGATTGAACATATAAATCACACATTTTGGATGTCGCAATTATTAAATCTTAACAAAAAATTTCTGAAGGCCATCAGCAGTTCAGCACTAAACTATTTATCATGGCTGACAGACATGCAGTTCGCAAATTCCATTATTTTCGAGCATTCTAAGTCGCTACATGTCATACAATTTTCCAACCTGACAATTTAAACACCACATATGTTCATTGCTGTTGGAACTATGAGCTCAATTTAAGGGGAAGTACTTAGCTGCCAATGTTGGGTTCACCATCTTTGGCTGAAAAAATGGACGTTATTTTTTAGGAAAATGGATGCTATTCATGTACGCACTGGATTCTGCATTTTGGTTTTCAAGTCAGCTATGACTATTCTTAATCCTTGCCAGAAAGAATGGTAgtaagcatgtactccctccgttcctaaatatttgtctttctagagatttcaacaagtgactacatacggagcaaaatgagtaaatctacactctaaaatatgtctatatacatccgtatgtggtagtccatttgaaatctctaaaaagacaaatatttaggaacgaagggagtagtgctTAAGAAATCTGAGAATTTTTTGTTGTGGGTGATCTGGAAAATAGACAATAGAGATCCTTACACTCTCCAACTTTTATCTTCTGTAACAGTTCTGCACGATGTCTTAAGAGTGCAGACTGCAGATTTGTGAATAAACACACAGTAATACAGAAAACTGATCCTGGTTATTTTTTTTCCAGGTTGGTGGCCATCACCTAAATGAAGAATTTTCTGAGAGAGGGAAGGAGCCAAAAGATGAAGTTCAGATTTACACGTGGAAGGATGCCACACTCCGGGAGCTCACTGATCTTGTAATATTACATATCTTACATCTGACATTTTTGGGCAACATAATTTAAATTGGAATTTCATAAAATACCACTGGGTGTGTGTGATATCTATAATTAGTGCTTGAGCCTCCATGTCAATCACATTCTATGTTTTAAAATACCACTGGGTGTGTGACAGTATGGTAATCCCAAGTACTTGGATGATGGTCTAATCGGCACAATTTTGATCGTGTTTCAGGTCAAAGAGGTTGCTCTTCCAGCAAGGAAAAGAAACGCTAGGTTATCTTTTGCTTTTGTATACCCGGATAAGAATGGCCGTTTTGTTGTCAAACAGGTAAGATCTTGACTGATTTGTTTCTTCAATACCAATTTACAAATGCCAACCAAATTTATTGTTGCTCCGTACATCACGGTACCCAATGGTGATAAGCTAGCGAATTAGTTGTTTCTTCAATAGTATTCGTAATTTACAAATGCACAGCACCCTGTCCTAAATCCTAAATTCCTGATACCTCATTCACTCCTTTATGAATGCAGGAGATATTAGTTCTACTTTCAGGAACTGAGTTACATCAATAGCAGGATACATTATCTATTAGTTCTGGTTCTCATTACTGTTTATGAGCTCATAATCTTGTATAATTCCATTTGATATTAAAAGTCTCTAGTGCTGTCTCCTTATTCCTGGTTTGGCCTAGTTAGTAGCATGATGAGCTACTACTTGCAGCTTGCGCCGTTAAGCAATTATGTTTCAACTATGCGTTCCTAATAATGGGCAACAACATAACCCTAGGCCATATGACCATTACAAAGTGTCCCAGACCGAAATTGATGCTTATTAGTCCATTCAGCATGGTGCTTAAACTGGCAGTTACATCCACAAAATTCCATTGTACAACATATGTTCCCTTGCATTCATACATCATCATAACTGTTGAAGTTCCAACCTGTGATAACTCATCTTGTTGGACATTGTGAAGGTGGGTTCGACCTTTTCATATGGTCATGGAAGAGGGGATGATGCCAAATCTCTTGGGGATCTTGGCTTCCAGGTATGCACAAGTGCTGCATTATGTTATTCTATTCTTTTTTTCTTGGTAGGGACATACTGTTATTTATTATGCTACCTTGGTTTGCAGATAGGTGATTACTTGAGCGTGTCGATCATGTGAGCCGTGCCGTCTTGCAAAATAGTGTGCCTGCTGCACACCAAGCAGAATAGTTTTCCTGCTGTGCTATTATCTTGAGCTGTGCGGGCGAGGGATGAAGCTCTCCTTAGTGGTCGCCTGGTAGGGAACTGGAACCAGAACTGTCTGTAATAGTGGCAACTTTCGAACTAGTATTTGAGACTTGACGCTTGAGACATCTGATGTGATTGCTTCCTGTGTACCTGTTCTTTGTGGTTGTCGCTCTGAACGAGAGTACTCTTTGAACTAATGTTTCCAGCAGAACATATGTAAACATAGGTGTGGCACAGCACTTTTGAGACTGAATTTACCGAATAAATGATGAGATATTTAGCTAAATCAAAGTTGTACAATCGATACCAGTAACATCTGATGCAACTAAACATGATAACTTGTTATATCAGGTAATGAGCATTGCAATCTAATTTCCTAGGATTATGTGAACTCCCATTTCTGCCTAGAAAAAAGAACTTATATCTTGGCACTGAAAACAAGTTCCCGGGCATTCTTGCTAATGATCTAATATAAACTGGTGTTTTGCAACAAAGAAAAAAAGGACCTGGTTTCGTCTTTGAGATCCCTGTTCATACCGAACAAGGTTGGGTCTTCAGCATGCCTTGCACAGTCGGATCCTCCGAGCAAGAATACTTGAGATGATGAAATCACTTCCACACATCCATGTTTAGCTCCCTAACTGTATGAGGAGAATCTCGCAACGACAGGGGTACTTCCCGCAAGATAAAAAGAGCGCCATGGATGAGGACTTGCACACTGCAAAGAACTGTGTACATTTCGTGGCAAATGCCATTACCGTAAACTCACCAAGTTCAACATAGCTCATATGGATCTTTTGCCTAATGCGATTGTAGGGTTTACGCACGCTTTGATCTCCAGCGAacctgctcttcaaggtcttcataGTAGTTTGCTGTCTTGTTTTCGATCACTGCATTTCATCTGAAAGATGGATAGGGCAACCGTCGAGAAGAAATGGCCCAAGCAAACCATTCTAAGGATGGTTGAGCATAGATTGATTTGATCTGCTGTCTGCGTTCTTACAACATCTAACATTCCTCAACGATCCATTTCTTGTCAGGCAGTTGATCAAGCCGAGAGCTTGGAAGTCCAGCTTCTGCATCCTGGTCTCTGTTCAAGGCTGGAGCAGCATAGACCGTAGAGTTTGAATTGGTTCCTGGGACAATGCTAACTCTTTTAGACCATTTCCCTAATTCTGGCAGCCGCACGCCTCATTTGTTTAGCAACAAAATCAGCTTCTTTCTGTTTTCCATCTTCATCAAGCGCATGATGAAGTGCAACCAAACTGCGAGGTTCAACGGCAGCAGAACTGCTTCCGCTCTCAATGAGTTTGTAGAAAAGCCGGAACGCATCTGAAGCTCTACCAGTTGTGCAAAGGCCATCCAGAACCGTACTGGATATCGACACGCCCAAATCATGACGCTTCTGCAAGCTAAACAAGGTAAGTTCGGCTGCCTCTGTGAACTTCTTTTCCTCGCAGAGGTCCGCGATTAATTTTTCCATCTTGATGTAATAGCCTTGGTCATATAGAGATGTGATGATTTTGTAAGCACGGTCATCTAGGCTGCTTTTGAACAATGCGTCAATCGTATTGGTCGAAAGATCCAAATTCTGGCGAATCTTCCTCTCTAGCATTATCTCAATCAAGTCTGCAGCTTCTTTTGCACAACCTTCTTTTTTCAGAAGTCCTAAAAGAACCGAGTGGAACGTGCTTGTGCTAGGCCGGAGACCACTGTTCAGCATCCTGTGTAGGGCCTCCCATGCAACCTTCATCCTTCCTTTCTGTGAAAATCCCTCTACGATGGCAATGTAGCATTCATCATCAGGCACAAGATCCCTCTTCAACATTGAGAGCACCAGCTGGTACCCTTCTTCAAAATCTCCCTCCTTGCAATGCCCTAGAATTAATGTCTTGAATGCAGCAAAGTCGACCTTGCTCCTCCGATCCAACAATTGCCCAAACAGCACCCTTGCCTTCTTTGCCTTCCCATtctcacacaagtacacaaaaactgGGTTGTATGCCGCAATGAGCGGTACACAACCCCCTCGTTTCGTGAGCACctccttttccaaaagctcatccaCAAGCGCCTCAGCCTTCACGAACTCCCTGTTCTCGCACAACGCCCTGATCACCGTGCTATAGCTTGCAGAGTCACGACTCACATGGAGCTCCGCCATTTGGCCGAACACCTCCATCGCCTCCCTGATCCGCCCTTCGCCGCAATGTGCGGACATCAGTGTGTTGAATGTGCACGTGTCTGGCTTAAACGAGTCTGTCTCCAGCAACCCCTTCACCAGCTCCATCCTGCCGGCCTCGCAGAACCCCTGGATCATCGTGTTGTAGGTGATCCTGTTCGGCGCCACACCATCCGCAGCCATCATGTTGAAGACCGCGAGCGCCTCGTCGGCCAGGCCCCTTACACAGTACGCCTTGATCATGGTCGTGTAAGTGATGACATTGGGAGACACAGAAGCTTTGCAATCCTTTTCTCCGACGCGCATTTTGTCGAACAGCTTGCGCGCGGCCTGCAGGTCACCGGCGCGGCATAGAGCGGAGAGCAGCGAGTTGTAGGAGATGGCGTCGGGGGCGAAGGCGTAGGTCTCCGGCAGGAAGCGGAAGAGCCTGACGAGTGCGGGAGGCGACGGGCGCGGGGAGGCGGTGGAGAGGCCGTGGAGGAGGGTGTTGAGGGTGGCGGCGTCGGGCGTGGCCCGTGGGGAGCGGAGGAAGGCGGCCAGGACGGCGTTGGCCGCGCGGGTGCGGCCGCGGCGGAGGAGCGCGGCGAGGAGGGAGTTGAAGGAGTGCGCGGTGGGCGCGGGGATGCGGCGGAAGAGGTCGGTGGCGGCGCGgacgcggccggcggcggcgagcgcgcGCAGGAGGGCGTTGAGGGCGTGGTTGGGGAGGAGGGTGAGCGGCGAGGGGAGGGAGCTGAGGTATTCGAGCGCCGGGCGCAGGTCGCGGGAGCGGAGGAGGAGGTGCagcttcctcgccgccgccaccgacgcgggCTCCGGCTGCGCCGGCGGCTTCCCTGCCGTGCCCATTAGAACTGGTCAGCGTGGCAGCGTTGAAAATGCACGCGACTTCCCACAACACCGAAGTACTATATTGCTATACAAAATTCTCTTTAAGAAGGAAGAGTACTAtactttttttttgaaagtttcacTATTTTTAGAAAGTATGCTTGTATTCAAATCACGATATAATACAAAGCTTTAAACCCGAACGAGGATACCCTAACACACGCATAAAAAAAAGAACAACATAGAGCACCCTCAAACAACCAGCAAAACGAGAAGACCTCCGGAGCTCTGTGTCATCATCCTTTAATCTTGTGAGGAGACCACTGGAACAGAATAATTTGTATCTAGACCCTAGCAGGTCCTCGTCTTCAACCACGACATAATCACCGCCATGCTGCTCCCCAACTTCTTTGCCCAGGCGCCGAAAAAAAAGGACACACATGTGCATCCAACACGCCTGCACCAGCCTTCGTCATCAACTTTGAGTACCGCTATATGCGCCTCTTTCAGATGAAAGAGAATTAGGATCCGATTCCGGCGCCGCGACCGGGCGAACCGCCCGGGCAAAGCGGAACATCCCTCCAGCAGCAACACAAAGAAGGAGGAAGAACAACAACAAAAACTTATaccaaggaggaagaagaatgtTTGTCTCCACACAACCACCACCCATCCGAGGACCAAACCGGTTAGTGCTGGCCAACCTCCAGACACCATAGCCCGTGACCTCAACGAGATCCGAGGATCCCCCACCCGTtggctcctagacgaaggcaaGATCCCCGTCTGACCGTGAATGGAGCGCGGAGAACTTATCAGACGTGCCACCGCCacgactccctcaaccctaaccctaccgATAACACACCAGATGCATAGATCTGAGGTTCCTCCTCCCTCCCGCCACTGGAGTGGCTGGCAGAGGGAGAGGGAACCAGCGGCAGAGCCGATGGCGCACAAAGGGATCCGTTGCTCACCTTGAGATCGCCTGGCTAACCAGCCCCGCTCGAAGCTTCTTTCACTCATTCATGACAATTATCGCATCTCTTACAAGCAGAGAAATCAAGTCCTTTGGAGCCAAGTCTACAAAAATACTAGGAAGGGAAAATCTAGCCCATTTTGCCAATTCATGCGCTACATGATTGAACCCCTAAAGCAGTGCTCATAACATGGCTAAAATATGAAGAAATGAAATAACAATCCTCAAAGACCACACTAGCCACAGAAGAAGAACTACCATCATGCATTGTGGTGATCATGTACAGATTATTCGAGTTGACCTCAATCTTGTTGCAGCCCATAGCTCGAGCAAGGTTTAGACCAAACCTCAAAGAGACCACCTCCCTTGTAAAATCATTGACAGAAGAATCAAGTTTCTTATTCGCAGCAGCAATCAAATTCCCTTTACTATCTCTCAGGACATCCCCCACTGTTCCTTGCAACGAATCCGGATCAAACGCTGTATCGATATTGAGTttgacgaaaaagggtttcccctcgctttatattataaagcaaccatcACCAGTACATCAATATTGAGTTTAACATAATTCCATCTTGGCTTCAACCATCCTTCTGATCCCATCTCGCCTTAGGGGAGGCTGCGCTAGTAAAATT from Triticum dicoccoides isolate Atlit2015 ecotype Zavitan chromosome 6A, WEW_v2.0, whole genome shotgun sequence encodes:
- the LOC119314470 gene encoding histone deacetylase complex subunit SAP18-like, yielding MAGMGEMSMRPRPGPPMHRGPPPMARPRPEPIDREKTCPLLLRVFTKVGGHHLNEEFSERGKEPKDEVQIYTWKDATLRELTDLVKEVALPARKRNARLSFAFVYPDKNGRFVVKQVGSTFSYGHGRGDDAKSLGDLGFQIGDYLSVSIM
- the LOC119314469 gene encoding pentatricopeptide repeat-containing protein At1g02060, chloroplastic-like; translation: MGTAGKPPAQPEPASVAAARKLHLLLRSRDLRPALEYLSSLPSPLTLLPNHALNALLRALAAAGRVRAATDLFRRIPAPTAHSFNSLLAALLRRGRTRAANAVLAAFLRSPRATPDAATLNTLLHGLSTASPRPSPPALVRLFRFLPETYAFAPDAISYNSLLSALCRAGDLQAARKLFDKMRVGEKDCKASVSPNVITYTTMIKAYCVRGLADEALAVFNMMAADGVAPNRITYNTMIQGFCEAGRMELVKGLLETDSFKPDTCTFNTLMSAHCGEGRIREAMEVFGQMAELHVSRDSASYSTVIRALCENREFVKAEALVDELLEKEVLTKRGGCVPLIAAYNPVFVYLCENGKAKKARVLFGQLLDRRSKVDFAAFKTLILGHCKEGDFEEGYQLVLSMLKRDLVPDDECYIAIVEGFSQKGRMKVAWEALHRMLNSGLRPSTSTFHSVLLGLLKKEGCAKEAADLIEIMLERKIRQNLDLSTNTIDALFKSSLDDRAYKIITSLYDQGYYIKMEKLIADLCEEKKFTEAAELTLFSLQKRHDLGVSISSTVLDGLCTTGRASDAFRLFYKLIESGSSSAAVEPRSLVALHHALDEDGKQKEADFVAKQMRRAAARIREMV